The Lycium ferocissimum isolate CSIRO_LF1 chromosome 8, AGI_CSIRO_Lferr_CH_V1, whole genome shotgun sequence DNA segment TGTCCCATCTTAAAAATATTACGCTTTCCATTTGTTAAATTATGATGTTTTCCTTTCTAATGTAGGGAAATTTTAAccaacatttttttaaattttcaaaaatggcAATCTATAGATCttaaaaatttttttgatgaaatataattaaaaatgaaagacTTCTCCCAGATATCATGGGCCCCTATTCGATAAGCAATTTAACCCNNNNNNNNNNNNNNNNNNNNNNNNNNNNNNNNNNNNNNNNNNNNNNNNNNNNNNNNNNNNNNNNNNNNNNNNNNNNNNNNNNNNNNNNNNNNNNNNNNNNTCTCATTTTTACatttccctttaattttttcctattCCAATGGCTACATCATCCCTTTCCTACTTTATTAAAACCCCACTCCATTAAAATACACAACAACTTAAAATTCAAgattctttcttcatttccaaTAAAATACACCTCCTCCATTTCTAATTTCTAAAGTTCTTAATCATATTTGTTGgtttttctcttaattttattcatgacCAGGGTTTGTAGATGTGGATTTGTGGCGGTGGTGAGGATTTCATAATCCGATGACAATCCGAGAAGAAGAATTTGAGGTTGTCAAAACTACAAggtatgtaattttttttggtatctcaattttagtataatttttttgggtttgttCTATTTAGAAGGTTCAATTTGCACCTAATTTTGTTGGGTTTCTAACTgattttctttcactttgtATAGGTGAGGGGCGTTGTTCTTGCAAATTTCTTGACTGGTATGAGCCACCATTTTCAAAGCAAGCTAATATTGTTATTTGGGgtttgttgaagaagaaaaatagatATGAGCAAGAGTTGAAGTGGTCAAGAACATTGAAGATTTGCCTATGCATTAGTGTGCTATTTAATTTGATGTTTTATGTTGGCACACAATCTGATTCTGGTTGAAGTAGTACTAATTAGGTTGAAGTTCTTCTATTTATGTACTAGTTTAGTTGAAGCTCAATTATGTATGTACTACTTAGGTTGAAGTGGTTATGTggattaacaatgtcatttgaTTTTGGTTATCCTCCTctcaatatgattatgatgattcTACTCAATATTTTTCTCTAATGATAAATTACATTTATACCCTCTAATTTGTTAAACAATCGATAAAGGGTGCAAAAACTTGACAAATCGGGTTCCATTCCAATGTAATGCTTAGACACAAAAACACCTAGTGTGACAAGGAACAATCTACACAAAAAACACCAATTCGAATGGTGCAAAAACTGGACGAAAACATGTTCCATTCAATGCAAATCTGGACAAAAcacaaagtatcaaaatattgCAAAAATCTGGACAGAAACACCAAAAACCATTCAATGCAAAATAGGTTGCAAAATATGTCAAAAACACACCAAGTACCATTAAACAAATCTGGACATTGTCATATGCAAATTAAGGGACAACAGTCATCATTGCCATATGCAAAAAAACTGGACATTATTTCCAACTGTCAACAAAACTACCAAGCTACATTGTTTGCTTACATACCCAAATTTCACCAAAAATAACTAGCTTAAACATAGAAATCTAAGACTTATTCTTCATCAGAGATTTTTCGctttttgatcttgttttaacTCCATGAGCCTTTGATCTTGTTTGGACTCTATGCATAGCACTTTCTCTTGGAGTTGTCTTTGTGTAACTGCTACCTTTCCTCTCCACTTCAAGCCCTTGCTGGGTTTGTATCGAATATCACCTGTGACCAAGGCTGAATTCATCACCCTAGGTATGGATACCAACCGGCTGCTAGGCATTCCTTGCTGCAATTATCATTTGTTAGTGTTATAAAGTGGCTAAAAACAATTGCAGTACTAAAGTGGTTGAGAAACATTTACATTAACACAACTATATCCAAACTGAGACACAAAAACCCTTATCCAACAACTCTTAGCCTCTTGTACTTACTCCTGCTCCCTCTCATAATTGTAGATGCTTCTTGAGTGTCAACAACACTGCTCTTTCATGTACTTTCAGTTGATGATTACTGGGAAGAATTAACCTAACAGAACCCAAAGTTAATATTTGACTAATTCATTATAAGCAACGTAATAATTTTTAGAGTTACCTTTGTAGTTGCTTTAGGCCTTAGAGGGACTAGTGGTTTTGTGTATTTTCTCTTGGAAAGGACTGCAGTTGGTGCTCTAGTTGCTATTGGTGGTGCAGTTGTTGTTGCTGGTGTAGTTGCTTCTACTGATGGTCTTGCTCTAGCTGCTGGAGCAGTTGTTGCTGCTGCTCTTCCTCTTGCTCTTGCTGTTGTTGGGGGTgctcttgttgttgttattgctgCTCTTCCTATTGCTATTGCTACTGCTGGTGGCATTGAGTATTTCCTCCTAGAAGGGGCTGGATTTGATGATTTTGCTTTATTTGTTGTTGGTGCTCTTGCTGCTGTTGGTGGCCTTAAAGGAAATCCTCTATTGTTATGTGTACTAGACTTGAAAATGGAGCATGTCATTTCTATTCCCATCTTTGTCAATTTTCCAGCCTTTCTAACCTCTCATATCTCTTTTCTTCTACACCTTCTTAGCCTACCAGGCATTTTTTTTTGACTTCAGGAGGCTCAATCTTTGAATTTATACTATCTGGCCACACTATCATGTTTGGAACAGACTGTATGAAGTGGGAATAAGCTTGCAAATAGGTTTCTGTTCTGTATAAATGTACAATTATCTCAGCTGGATCAAGTCTCCTATAGTGCATAGCTACCATAATATGTGCACCAGGGATACCCTTTAGTTGCCATGACCTACAACTGCAATATTCCCTAGCTAAGTGAACAATATGATTACATGGACCTTCTTTGATTTCAAACCCAAAGTCTCCACTCCAATCATTGAcctctcaatattttcattatACACTTTCAATGCCATTGGGGATATCCTATCTACCCAAGTTTTAGAAAAAGCCCTCATTTTTGCTATCCTATTCACCaccttgattctaatttcttctAGCATTGACACAATTTTCTTATGCCTAGCTGACACTATCTAAGCATTAAAACTCTCTGACATATTGTTGTCAACACTATCATATTTTGAAAACTCCTTGAAATACACTTTGCACCACATTTTTTTGGTGTATGAGATAAGGTCCTCAACAATATTTCTACCCAACAGACTTAACTCATCAAGTCTTGCTTTCAATTGAGCCTCAAAAGTTGGCCTTACACACTACCAGAATTTCTTCCTCCTCTCAATACCCCTCCAATTTTGTGACCAATTTGACAGAATGTGTCTAGCACACATTCTGTGCTCACAAGCAAGAAAGACTTCTTCAGCAGCACTAGCCAATCCCTGCAAATAAAAACAgtaagtaaatagaagaaaaaaaatacttatcataagTAGAAAACAGTTAGACAAAAACAGTACCTTTTGCATGTCACTGATTATAGTGACCTCAGTCTCATCTCCAAGTTATAGGTCATCTTGGAGGATTTTCATAAACCATCTCCATGTAGCTTTTGTTTCTGTCCAAGTAACAGCCCAAGCTATTGGAAACATTTGATTGTTTCCATCTTTGGTAACTGCCACTAGTAACCGCCCTTTGCATATCCCTTTGAGAAAATAACCATCAAACCCTATACACTTTCTACAACCATTCATGAATCCAACTTCATAGCAGCAAAGCAGATATAGAGACTTTTGAACTATTTCTTACCGTCATCCTTATCTATTACATTCACAATACATGTGCTGCCAGAATGTTTTTTGTAGCAGCACATCCTTACAGTCAAACAACCTACCAAACTCAGCAATATGGTCTCCCATGActtgtttcaaaataattttcctaGTCTTCAAACGGATTCACTTTCCCACATAAATACCAAAATCATGCCTACCAGATCTTGTATTTCCCACCCTTTAATTGTAGGCTGAGAAGTGATCCTTTCCTTATAGTGCTTGGACAAAAATTTGAAATTGCACAAGAAGTTGATGTTGGTCCTATGGAATCCGTGTCTAGGATTGCATGTCTTGAATGTGAATTTTGTACTTCTTCCTTACTAGCATATATCATCCAAGGACAGCCTTCTTTGCACCTCACCCTAACCCTTTTTGTGTCATTCTTCTTCTTGTCCAGTTGCACACCTTTCTTCAATGCATATTTGGTCAAAGCTTCTTTAAACTCtttcacattttcaaagacttgacCAGCCTGCCAGATAACTTTCTCACAATCCGGATCATACACCACCCTATTACTCTTTCTTCTTGCCCTTAATTCAGTcctccttcaacttcttcatcATCACTAACCACTTCACTATTAGATTCACTAGCAAAACTATCTACATCTGATGAGTCATAATATGGCTCATCATCATCTCCTCCTAGTTTATCCCTCATAGTTTTTTCCCCTATCAATGTCTTCATAGCCTTCATCTACTCCAGCCTCACCCAAAAAACCATCTACTTTCTCCTTAGTAGCAGGCTTAacaacttttcttttcttgtattCCTTAAATCTTCTCTCATCACTCTAAGTTCTTCACGAACATCACTTCCATAATCATGGAAAGTTCAGAAATAGACCCATTCACTAATTCTTCTTCAGAGGAAGAGTTAGAATTGTCTACATTACCTATGGGACTATCTGACTGAAAAGCACCACTATCAGCATCTTCCTCTTGttcctctcttttattttcttcacccCTTTCAAAAGTGTTCGGAAAAGAAGGATTTTCTAGATCTAGATCCGAAGATGAAGGTGTACTAGCTAGTGGTGGATTAGGGAATAAATAAGCTAGCAGATTCCCTGTCCCCACTTggctaggggtgggcgttcgatttttcggttcggttttttcaaagttcggttcgTTTTTTCGGTTTCgtttttttgaaagtggacaccgaacaccgcaccgaattagttcggttcggtttggtttCGATTTTTCTAATTTGGTTTTTCTTATCAATTACACATCTCTCCgtttatttccatttttccttcttgattgctTCGAGTTACAGAGGTTTACGCTAGACTAAATGTTTGAAGTTTTGATGAGTTTAGAATCCAACCATAGTGATCATCCACATATACAAGATACTATcttctatatacaaaatataatgtattatacaacatataataaaatcatatgaggtatataaaattttatatagtgtataatcaaattgtgtgagttatatctaatttattataataggtgaaataaattatatgaatattattctatgtataacattttttttcccgtgagtttggatgtggtgggttccacatttttttttaaatattggatggtgtttaatatggggcccataattttttttaatattagttgttgtttaatatatatggggcccacaattttttttatatattacttgattttgtcaatatgagatactatgttcaaaacacgattaatataacattataattTATGCTCCgtttttaaaactttattatattaatgtttgctacgaatacgcatggtgtttaatatggggctcacatttttttaaacattattttttttaaatatggggtccacttttttttttaatactggatggtgtttaatatgggcccacaattttttttaatattagttgttgtttaatatagatggggcccataatttttttttttacaattttgttttttattagttgttgtttaatatatatggggcccataagtgtttttacaattttttttttatgatcctatttaatATGgggcctaaatttttttttatgggaaTCCTCAACGGACCACGAAAAAGGAGCACCAACCGGTGCTTCTTAATAGTAGTAAAGTAAAGTGGGCAATTCGCACTGCCCTTcttttcggggtggtctttaaattttgcccctcatatttgcgtctttaaattttgccctcatatttgtggtctttaagttttgccttaGCTTGATAcacgaggttttgggttcgaaccccgctcaagcataaaataaagaaataatttcgcaGCGCAGTACCGGAGGGAGTGTCTCCCctcggcataacttccttaaggaaaaattaaagCTATGCCGAGGGATAACTTTTCCTCGgcgacatagtttagttatccTTGTAtggagcaaaacttttcctcaaagggaactatgccttataagcgatttttaattaaggcataaccaaaagtatgccttaactaaaagtgtgccttgaaaagtttaaaaaaaaaaaaaaaaaatatctcaaggcaaagtctgtaTAATAACTTccaggaaaaactaaagttatgcggagggcataactttcctcaaggcataatttagttttgccttatggggcaaaatttttccttaggAACCATgcatgggcatacttttaattaagcgcataaccaaaagtatgccttaactaaaaagtgtgccttgaaaagttaaaaaaaaaaaaaatgtctcaaggcaaagtcctGCTTCCAAAGATAACTTCCttaaaaactaaagttatgcggagggggcataacttttcctcagcataatttagtttttgccttatggggcaaaacttttccttaaggaattatgccttatgggcgacttttaattaaggtataaccaaaagtatgccttagctaaagtgtgccttgaaaagttaaaaaaaaaaaaaaaaaaatgtctcaaggcaaagtccgccctccgcataacttccttaggaaaaactaaagttatgcgcctaggggcataacttttcctcaaggcataatttagttttgccttatgggcaaaatttttccttaaggaactatgccttatgtggcatacttttaattaagcgcataaccaaaagtatgccttaactaaaagtgtgccttgaaaagttaaaaaaaaaaaaaaaaaaaaaatgtctcgaGGCAAAGTCTTCTCCGATAACTTTGGTTTTAAACTATCAGGATTGTATCTTGATCCGGACATACACTCTCCCCAAAATACCCCttttgcgaaattatttttttattttatgccggCGGGGTTCGAACCTTAACCTCGTGTATCCAAGTCgaagaaaaaacttaaagaacacaatatgaaaaaagaaaatttaaagaccaccccaaaagaagggcaatccgtgcaaaaaaatgaagtaaagtAAAGTAATACAGCCGTGGTGAATTAGTGAACACCCATCCCCAATGATAtaatttgatgaaaatgatgagataatttttttgtgtattttatcATGTAcctttgatgtatatatacaaattatgtgaagaaaaaaaCAGTAAATGAAATTTACATGGGCTCTGTACACATGTCCTAAATCTATTGGATAGTACATAACAAATTTGTAACTGACTACTTACTTCTTTATCCGCAAATCACGTGCCATTTTGCACAGCTGTTCAATGATCCAACGTTGCAAATTCAATCCATCAAATAACGATTGGAGGGTGGATATCCAATACACGTTTCCCATTATAGAAAAGATAGAGAAGCAGCTTTAGTTCAGCTTTGGAAAAACTGCTCTTTCTTGACTCTTCTTTCTTCCATCGGAATCGGAAAATCCATAGATGTAGATGTAGAGTTATGGTTGTCAACACCCAATAACTGAGAAATTACTTCTCCATTTAccttccaagaaaaaaaaaaggaagaagttgGAGAGATGGCAGAAACAGTGGTGAATTTTCTGCTACAGAACCTGTTGCAGGTCATAAGTGACTATACGAAGCTAATTGAAGGTGCAGATGATGACTTCACTCATCTGATTGGAGAGGTTAGAAGCCTAAAAGGCTTCTTGAGTGATGAAGCAAACGACCACAGCAACAGCGATAACTGGAATCAGTTGGTAAAGGACATCCGAGTTACGGTGAACAAAGCTGAGGATATCATTGATAAATTCATGGTTCAGGCAAAGCTGCACCGTGACAAAAACAAAGTGGCACGTTTTTTTGACGCTAACCATAAAATGAAAGTCGCCAGCCTTGCGAAGGATATCCAATACGTCCTTAAGAGGGTGCAGGAGATTCGCCGAAACAATAAACAAGCTCTTCAGCCCAGGCGAACTCTCACTCAACCTGCAAGGCCTGAACAGGTGCCACAGGTATGCCCGCCTCAATGCCTGAAACCCACCTATCTTTACGGGTGTGCTCGGTATGgacgaaaatattttttttgaaaaatgtgttCAGTgaatttctactcattttttttatgttcggttggataagtaaaaataagtgaatttcttagttattttctcatattcggtaaaaaatatttttcaaaaaatactcacccaagcCCCCCATCAACCCCACCCCAcacccaccacccaccctcCACTTTTGAAGAAGTGGAGGGTGGTGAGAGTGGTTGGGATTTGATGGTTAGGGGTGGTGGGATGATTAGTGAAATTTCACTGGTGgatttgttttcccttttttgatCAGGAAGTAGAAATTtactttctaaaaaaaatatttttcaaaaattttgaccaaacgaaTGTGAGAAAATTGAAGGACATTTTTTTCCATCCCGAACACACCCTACATCTTCATTctccaatatatatatgtatatatactagtcTACTACTGTTCTTTCCTATTTCAACGTTACTCATAGTTGGAAAACTTCAAaatagagagagaatattttgAGTTTATCTGCTTCTGCCAGACAAACAGTAGGTGctaaaatgattaaagaagtaaATGGAAGTACTTAGGATTGGTTGGTTGTTGAAAAACATCTTTGAgaattttttaaactttatgtATAGGatagtagagaaacaaggaacaagaaaggcttaatgcatatccAGCCTCCTGAActtgttcctttttttcattttaacacCTTAATTAAGTGTTATTCTTATTGAATCTCTGAACTCGTCCTTAAGtatgtctatcaaacacaatctgaCTTATATAGTATTCTATCTTTAATGCAGCAATATGCTAATATTTGGACTTTTCCTGTTCATATACGTTGTATATATGAAATGATGGGCAATAATCGGTATATGAAATGATGTCCAGTAATTAGCTTAATAAATAAGttattaatatatcattcaaGATGGCAAGAATCAATTCTGCAGTATCCACCTACTGCTTCACAAGCTAATCCACTAAATTCTTggctttttctcttcctttcttcCCTCTCCCCTCGTTCccattatatttatgtatacgATTGGTTTTGATATGAATACGGTCTTTTATTATGTTTTTAATGCAACTTTAACTCTTCACATTACTCTGATATCGTATAGTAATGAAATGTGCATTTATGtacatgaataattttcaaGTAAAGGATAAAATGGTTCTTCAAGTTTTGATGGACATTATGATAATTCAACTTTGGCCTTAGAATCTTCttacttttagtataatatgatgatatgatgactgAATTTATCTATTAATACAAAGAACTATGTGAACTTGTTTTTAGTCTTTAGTATGTAGAATTTGATTATAAGATTTCATTTCAATTTGGATTTGTACTGGTACTGCCACTTGCTTTATGTGGTGCCTTAGATAAtactctgtttcaatttatgtgaacttatttccttattagtccgtgtcaaaaagaatgacctctttctatatttgaaaacaatttacctttatacAATCATTCATAGCCACATAAAATATATGcgactcatttaacaccacaagtttaaacgtgttctctactttcttaaattccgtgcccagtcaaatgagttcacataaattgaaacggacgGAGTAAGATTTATCAACTCTGATTTTTGTATCCAATTCGTGCATGTGCCCAGGATTATTCTTTGGCGGATAAAGTGGTTGGCTTTGATGAGGAAGCACGAAAAGTGATCCAACGACTTGTTAAAGGAACAGAGCAGCTAGATGTTGTACCTGTTTTTGGTATGGCCGGACTCGGCAAAACAACACTGGCAAAAATGATCTATAATGACGATAAGATTGCACATGAATTTTACATCAAAATTTGGGTTTATGTTGGTCAAGAATACAAAATAAAGGATATCTTGATCAATAACATTCTGAAGGTCTTCATGAAGAATATTGAagaacataaaaataagaatgtGACCGAATTAACTCAGGTTATATGTGATTTTGTCGCTAAAGGGGGTAAGGTGCTCATTGTGTTGGATGATGTTTGGGAGGTGGAAGTTGTGGATTATTTCAAGAAAGTTTTCCCAGAAAACAATGGTCACCGAATCATGATGACCACCCGGGAAAAAAGAGTGGCTAACTATGCCAATGAAAAGCCTCATTTTCTGAAGTTTCTGCTTCCGGATGAAAGTTTTAAGTTGCTGAAAATCAGAGTTTTTGGAGATGAAAATTGTCCTGTTGAGTTTGTCAGTCTTGGAATAAGCATTGCGAATCAATGTAGCGGAGTACCACTTGCTGTAGTGGTAATTGCAGGAGCTTTAAAAGGCTGTACCGAAAAATATGATTGGGAAAGAGTTGAAAAAAGTGTAGGAGAGCACCTAATAAATACAGATAAGCCTGATGATAGCTGCTTGAAGTTTGTGAAGATGAGTTATGATCGTTTGCTCCCAGCAATGAAGCCGTGCTTCTTGTATTGTGGCGTCTTTCCTCGAGGCTTCGAAATCCCCGCTTGGAAATTGATTCGCCTGTGGATCGCGGAAGGTCTAGTACAGTCCAACTCAAAGTTCACAGCAGAGGAGATAGCAAAGCATTATTTGGACGAGCTTGTTAATAGGAGTCTTGTGATATTGGTCCTTAAGAAGTCTGATGGACAAATAAAAACCTGTCGTGTTCACGATATGTTGCATCAATTCTGCAGGAAGGAGGCTATTAGCGAAAATCTATTCCAAGAATTATGTCTAACAAAAGATGGGGTTGTTCCAACCATAAAAGACCCAGAAACTTTTCGCCGCTTGTCTATCCAATCCTCTATTCTGAATAATTTTCTCTCAACCAGACAATCAGCAGATCACGTGAGATCTTTACTATGTTTCCCTTCCGAACAACAACAAACCACGTTGTCGACTCCTGGCATCAAATTCATCCCGGAAGCATTTGAACTTATCAGGGTCTTAGAAATTGAATCCATCAAGTTCCAACCCTTCGCTAAATTTTATGAGCTATTTCATTTGAGGTATGTTGCTATGTCAGGTGATTTTGATGTCCTTCCTGCAGCATTTGGTAAATTCTGGAATTTACAAACAGTTATATTTAAGACATCGAAGTCCACTCTTGAGATAAAAGCAGACATATGGAATATGTCGCGGTTGAGGCATCTGCATACCAACATCCCTGCCAAATTGCAACCACCTAATTCTTCTACCACAACTTCCAAAGGATCTTGCCTACAAACTCTTTCTGTAGTAGAACCAGAAAGTTGCAAGAAAGATGTGCTCGCAAACGGTGGTAACCTCAAGAAATTGAGTATTCAAGGGCGACTAGCTCTTCTTGAAGCTATTGGTGGATTCAGAAATCTTGAAGTGCTAAAGTGCCTGGAACATTTGAAACTGAAGAATCGATACACTAGCGATCTTCACCTTCCTCCAATATTCTTCGCAGTTCGACGCAGGCTAAAGAAGTTAAGTTTGTCGAATACAAGGTTTGAATGGAGCGAGGCAAGTAGATTGGGACAGTTGGAGTTGCTTGAGGAGCTAAAGTTGAAGGAAAATGCATTCAAGGGGGATTCATGGAAGACAGAGGGAGGTTTTGAAAACCTTCAGATCTTGATAATCAAAAGGGCAGACTTCGAAATTTGGGAGGCTTCTGATCGTTCCTTCCCCAATCTTAAGCACCTTGTTCTCGTCACCTGTCGTAATCTTAAGGCTGTCCCACATCAGCTGGCTAATGTACAAAGCCTCCGGGAGATGCATCTGCAGCACACAAGCGGAGCAGTCAAATCTGCAAGAGACatagaaagcgagataacaagCCTGCGAACTACAAAAAGCAGCATCAACTTCACGCTCACTGTATTCCCTCCTGAAACCACACAGTGAAGATGAAAGGTCAGTTGAATTCAGTGAAATGATTTTAAGTTTCCattatatttttcactttaagtgTTTGGCTCGTGATCTTTTTGATCCATAATGGAACGTGCCATATCTAGGTGGAGCATATTGCGAACCATGTACATGTAGGTTCTTTTCTAGCCACAAAAGGATTTCTTAAGCAGAGCAACCTAAATGCAACTCTGCTCTTCTTTATTCATTTTAAACTCATCAATTCTTGTACTGCAGGAGCCAGGGGATTTCATGTGTTCTGCAAGCCATTCTTCTCAAACTTGTCTCAATAAAGAAAGCCGTTTGTCGAAGTATTGTCAGGTTGAAAACTAAACAATTCGATCTCTGCATGGTTTTGGAGTTGTTAATAAAGGCGGGTATACTGTTGACTTGAAGCATCTTCCCTGGATCTCTTACCATTCGAGCTCTGGATCATATGAAGGTGTTTTCATACTGAATTGTAGAACCGCTCCATCTTTCCAGCGTTGTTGTGGGTGTATTACTTTTCTTCATTAGTACTTTTTTGCTCTGCTTAAGCATGGATATCACATTCATTGTTGAAGATATGCTATTCCAATTACCAAATAAATTTCATGAATGTGCATTTGTAGTATTTGCAAGCAATACTACTTTTTTACTATATCACTATTCCGTATTATTATAACTTATTTTTGTATAAGTTACAGTATGGTTCGTTAGCTCGACCCTGTATGTAAACAGGAGTAGCTCAAAAACTTTTGTGGCTTAAAGCGAAACTTTGATAAGAGGATTTAAATTTATATGAAACTTATTCTTTTAGCTTTTTAAGATTCAacgtaattaattaattttttttttttgagttttgaatAATCATATTTATATATCCAGTTCACATATTAAAATTCtcataaataacaaaaaatgatatgtacatttatgaagaaaaaattaaaaagtgaaaattttggattaaaAGAAGATAATAAAAAGTTAAAAGGCACAATACATAAACAAGTCCTTTAACTTGGCGCGAGTTGATAACTATGACCTTAAACTTTGCTAGTGCACAAATAGGCACTTAAACTTGCCAAAAGTTGAACTTATAAACACATATCTTGACGTGATGTATGTAGCAGCTGACATAACACCGAACAAAATTATGTGCCACGTCGCCCACGTCGCATTTGTGTTTACATGTTCGACTTTTGACAAGTTTAAATGCCTACTTGTGCACTAGCAAAAAGTTTAAGGCCATAAGAAATTCACGCCAAGTTAAAGGGcttgtttatgtgttttcttgGTTAAAACAATAGCATATATGGATGAATTTCAGATAGGTGATTTAGGCTTGTGGACAAACTCGCATTGGATTATGTGCATTGTATGACTTTTTTGAAATCTCCTTTTGAATTCTATCAGAGTTAATCAATGTGCTAATTTCGTTTTTAAATGTAGTGGTTGATTTACTCAAACATCTCTTATTTAAGTCATCATTTAGATTTTGGccctatttttaaaaatgatgcAAATATCCCCTGAAAATTACCCTTCAAGACATGTTAGATTCAAGTCATATGTTTGCCCAAATATAGCTCAACTTTACAGACAAAACATTAGACTATCGTATGACATTTGCAtaacttaaaaaaatttaaatcgtGGTCTAATATTTTCTCATAAGATTTTCAATATGCTCAAAAGGAACTTTAGACTGCAGTTTAAAAGGTACtttattttataaggaaaaaatagCTATTCTAAAAGGCACTTAAATTGTAAGAAAAATAGGAAGAGGATCAT contains these protein-coding regions:
- the LOC132067890 gene encoding putative late blight resistance protein homolog R1A-3, which translates into the protein MAETVVNFLLQNLLQVISDYTKLIEGADDDFTHLIGEVRSLKGFLSDEANDHSNSDNWNQLVKDIRVTVNKAEDIIDKFMVQAKLHRDKNKVARFFDANHKMKVASLAKDIQYVLKRVQEIRRNNKQALQPRRTLTQPARPEQVPQDYSLADKVVGFDEEARKVIQRLVKGTEQLDVVPVFGMAGLGKTTLAKMIYNDDKIAHEFYIKIWVYVGQEYKIKDILINNILKVFMKNIEEHKNKNVTELTQVICDFVAKGGKVLIVLDDVWEVEVVDYFKKVFPENNGHRIMMTTREKRVANYANEKPHFLKFLLPDESFKLLKIRVFGDENCPVEFVSLGISIANQCSGVPLAVVVIAGALKGCTEKYDWERVEKSVGEHLINTDKPDDSCLKFVKMSYDRLLPAMKPCFLYCGVFPRGFEIPAWKLIRLWIAEGLVQSNSKFTAEEIAKHYLDELVNRSLVILVLKKSDGQIKTCRVHDMLHQFCRKEAISENLFQELCLTKDGVVPTIKDPETFRRLSIQSSILNNFLSTRQSADHVRSLLCFPSEQQQTTLSTPGIKFIPEAFELIRVLEIESIKFQPFAKFYELFHLRYVAMSGDFDVLPAAFGKFWNLQTVIFKTSKSTLEIKADIWNMSRLRHLHTNIPAKLQPPNSSTTTSKGSCLQTLSVVEPESCKKDVLANGGNLKKLSIQGRLALLEAIGGFRNLEVLKCLEHLKLKNRYTSDLHLPPIFFAVRRRLKKLSLSNTRFEWSEASRLGQLELLEELKLKENAFKGDSWKTEGGFENLQILIIKRADFEIWEASDRSFPNLKHLVLVTCRNLKAVPHQLANVQSLREMHLQHTSGAVKSARDIESEITSLRTTKSSINFTLTVFPPETTQ